The Stenotrophomonas maltophilia genome segment GGCGCTTTGCTTGCGAAGCACTGCTTCGCAAGCGCCCGAACGCACAGCCGCCAGCGGCTGGGCCGGTCTGGGGGTTCACGGCGTGTCCCGGGCAGCCTCACCCACCCGGGCCCCACAGCCAACCAACAATCAGCCGGCAACGCCTTGATCCTTACAGCGCCTCGAAAATACCCGCTGCGCCCATGCCGGTGCCGATGCACATCGTCACCATGCCGTACTTCTGCTGGCGACGACGCAGGCCGTGCAGCAGGGTGGCGGTACGGATCGCGCCGGTCGCACCCAGCGGGTGGCCCAGGGCAATCGCGCCACCCAGCGGGTTGACCTTGCTCGGGTCCAGGCCGCAATCGCGGATCACCGCCAGCGACTGCGCGGCGAACGCTTCGTTCAGTTCAATCCAATCCAGCTGGTCCTGGGTCAGGCCGGCCTGCTTCAGTGCCTTCGGGATCGCAGCGATCGGGCCGATGCCCATCACTTCCGGGCGCACGCCGGCCACCGAGAAACTGACGAAACGGGCAAGCGGGGTCAGGCCGTAGTCCTTGATCGCCTGTTCCGAGGCCAGCAGCACGGCACCGGCGCCGTCGCTCATCTGCGACGAGTTGCCGGCGGTCACAGTGCCGCCGAACTGGCCATTGCGGAACACCGGGCGCAGCTTGGCCAGGCCTTCAGCCGAGGAATCCGGGCGCGGGCCTTCGTCGGTGTCGGCGATCTTGTTGCGGGTGATGATGCGCTGGCCGTCGGCCAGGTCCGGCAGGTGCGAGACGATCTCGTACGGGCTGATCTCGTCCTTGAACTCGCCGTTCTGGATCGCGGCCATGGCCTTCTGGTGCGAGGCGAGGGCGAAGGCGTCCTGGTCTTCGCGCGAGACCTTCCACTCTTCGGCCACCTTCTCGGCAGTGATGCCCATGCCGTAGGCGATGGCCACGTGGTCGTTGTCGAACACGCTCGGCGCCATCGCGATCTTGTTGCCCATCATCGGCACCATCGACATCGACTCGGTGCCGCCGGC includes the following:
- a CDS encoding acetyl-CoA C-acyltransferase is translated as MTKQIQDAYIVAATRTPVGKAPKGMFRNTRPDDMLAHVLRSVVAQAPGVDVNRIDDAIIGCAMPEAEQGMNVARIGVLLAGLPNTIAAQTVNRFCSSGLQAVAQAADAIRLGNADLMLAGGTESMSMVPMMGNKIAMAPSVFDNDHVAIAYGMGITAEKVAEEWKVSREDQDAFALASHQKAMAAIQNGEFKDEISPYEIVSHLPDLADGQRIITRNKIADTDEGPRPDSSAEGLAKLRPVFRNGQFGGTVTAGNSSQMSDGAGAVLLASEQAIKDYGLTPLARFVSFSVAGVRPEVMGIGPIAAIPKALKQAGLTQDQLDWIELNEAFAAQSLAVIRDCGLDPSKVNPLGGAIALGHPLGATGAIRTATLLHGLRRRQQKYGMVTMCIGTGMGAAGIFEAL